Proteins encoded within one genomic window of Arcobacter sp. F2176:
- a CDS encoding DedA family protein — MLHEIVDFIVQTVGSLGYIGIFIMMFLESSFFPFPSEVVMVPAGYLAFKGEMSMSIAIICGVLGSLSGALFNYYLAVKFGRKFLIKYGKYFFINEETINKMEKFFKDHGNISTFSGRLIPAVRQYISFPAGLAKMNIFLFSLYTSLGAAIWVIILVLVGYFIGDNQLLIKEYLRVIIIAILIVLSIVAYLYYKNFKRKSLKV; from the coding sequence GTTGACTTCATCGTTCAAACAGTTGGGAGTTTAGGCTATATAGGAATATTTATTATGATGTTCCTAGAAAGCTCTTTTTTCCCTTTTCCTAGTGAAGTAGTTATGGTACCAGCTGGATATTTAGCCTTTAAAGGCGAGATGAGTATGAGTATTGCAATTATTTGTGGAGTATTGGGAAGTTTATCTGGAGCTTTGTTTAACTATTATTTAGCCGTAAAATTTGGAAGAAAGTTTTTAATTAAATATGGAAAGTATTTTTTCATAAATGAAGAGACTATAAATAAAATGGAAAAGTTTTTTAAAGATCATGGGAATATTTCAACCTTTTCAGGAAGATTGATTCCAGCTGTTCGTCAATATATTTCATTTCCAGCAGGTTTAGCAAAAATGAATATATTTTTATTCTCTTTGTATACTAGTTTAGGTGCTGCTATTTGGGTTATAATATTAGTTTTAGTAGGGTACTTTATAGGAGATAATCAACTTTTAATCAAAGAGTATTTAAGAGTTATTATTATTGCTATTTTAATAGTATTAAGTATAGTTGCATACCTTTATTATAAAAATTTTAAAAGAAAAAGTTTAAAAGTATGA